Proteins co-encoded in one Aggregicoccus sp. 17bor-14 genomic window:
- a CDS encoding 5'-methylthioadenosine/adenosylhomocysteine nucleosidase, whose translation MTFPSSGPIGILGAMPEEVAHLVEEMGASRRTHERGGRTYHAGRLFGRDAVVVFSRWGKVAAASTATHLLAEHGVQELVFTGVAGGADPSLRVGDVVVASGLVQHDMDASPLFPRHEIPLLGVTRFAVPEALQQRALQAARRWLQRPEALAPEFGVTAPRAVLGEVASGDKFFARADELQAVRARLPGLACVEMEGAAVAQVAHEYAVPLTVIRTLSDAADEHAPVDFLRFVQSVAARASHGIVRELLERA comes from the coding sequence ATGACGTTCCCATCGAGCGGGCCCATCGGAATCCTCGGCGCCATGCCGGAGGAGGTCGCCCACCTCGTGGAGGAGATGGGCGCCTCGCGCCGCACGCACGAGCGCGGAGGGCGCACCTACCACGCGGGGCGCCTCTTCGGCCGCGATGCCGTGGTGGTGTTCAGCCGCTGGGGCAAGGTGGCCGCGGCCTCCACCGCCACGCACCTGCTCGCCGAGCACGGCGTGCAGGAGCTCGTCTTCACCGGCGTTGCCGGAGGCGCGGACCCCTCCTTGCGCGTGGGCGACGTGGTGGTGGCGAGCGGCCTCGTGCAGCACGACATGGACGCCTCTCCCCTCTTTCCCCGGCACGAGATTCCCCTGCTCGGCGTCACCCGCTTCGCCGTGCCGGAGGCCCTGCAGCAGCGCGCGCTCCAGGCCGCGCGCCGCTGGCTGCAGCGCCCCGAGGCGCTCGCGCCGGAGTTCGGCGTGACGGCGCCGCGCGCCGTGCTGGGCGAGGTGGCCAGCGGGGACAAGTTCTTCGCCCGCGCGGACGAGCTGCAGGCGGTGCGCGCGCGGCTGCCGGGGCTCGCGTGCGTGGAGATGGAGGGCGCGGCGGTGGCGCAGGTGGCGCACGAGTACGCGGTGCCGCTCACCGTCATCCGCACCCTCTCGGACGCGGCGGACGAGCACGCGCCGGTGGACTTCCTGCGCTTCGTGCAGAGCGTGGCCGCCCGCGCCTCGCACGGCATCGTGCGCGAGCTGCTGGAGCGCGCGTGA
- a CDS encoding tetratricopeptide repeat protein: MSEAPPPRRGQGRPPGEARAVLEQLRRVERLRKGGHVEDALALLDTLIGQFPKDARLQLERGLTLAIGKRAHAEALAPYSAAIALAPSMLSARLHRAVALAALGRHPEALDDLDALEAAHYRNQTVVELLRAESLEALGRLADAEGAWTAALAADPKSPWLHEQRARVRQALGRSHEALADLDAAVHLTGEELPDPELLRDRGLLLLQRGDTRRAGEDFRAALAALGGSEEPLTVELRGLLADG; the protein is encoded by the coding sequence GTGAGCGAGGCGCCTCCGCCCCGGCGCGGGCAGGGGCGGCCTCCGGGCGAGGCGCGCGCGGTGCTCGAGCAGCTGCGCCGCGTGGAGCGGCTGCGCAAGGGCGGCCACGTGGAGGACGCGCTCGCGCTGCTGGACACGCTCATCGGCCAGTTCCCCAAGGATGCCCGGCTGCAGCTGGAGCGCGGGCTCACGCTCGCCATCGGGAAGCGCGCGCACGCCGAGGCCCTCGCGCCCTACTCCGCCGCCATCGCGCTCGCCCCCAGCATGCTCTCGGCCCGCCTGCACCGCGCCGTCGCGCTCGCGGCGCTGGGACGGCACCCGGAGGCGCTCGACGACCTCGACGCGCTCGAGGCCGCGCACTACCGCAACCAGACCGTGGTGGAGCTCTTGCGCGCGGAGTCGCTCGAGGCCCTGGGCCGGCTCGCAGACGCGGAGGGCGCGTGGACGGCTGCGCTCGCCGCGGACCCGAAGAGCCCCTGGCTGCACGAGCAGCGTGCGCGGGTGCGGCAGGCCCTGGGGCGCTCACACGAGGCGCTCGCGGACCTGGACGCGGCGGTGCACCTCACCGGGGAGGAGCTCCCGGACCCCGAGCTGCTGCGCGACCGCGGTCTGCTCCTCTTGCAACGGGGTGACACGAGGCGCGCAGGCGAGGACTTCCGCGCGGCCCTCGCGGCGCTCGGGGGCAGCGAGGAGCCGCTCACGGTGGAGCTGCGCGGGCTCCTCGCCGACGGCTGA
- a CDS encoding PQQ-binding-like beta-propeller repeat protein, whose product MLDQRTWGWLWAVLVIGCSGPGQPPPPLPIHDPPDLPDAGPGEVVPNQGTPDAGEPDAGPPDAGSVGGGPWGQYRAGPEGTWHNPGTFTAAQARALTPAWTAELGAYGVTQPVRVGDTLYVTMGFSAKVLALDAATGRVRWERVFPHTFRAACSQKEDQSGFYAAPAVYQGAVYVAAPDGALYALDAATGRTLRQVTLASVADPPEFIQSSPVISPELGALYVGVGSVFKCASVGGRVIAVDLETFTSRSVSLTAPGMAGASVWSSISVDAARGELHVTTGDPHGNALASIPYAQAFLRLDARTLEVRDSWQNPTPAPEDNSDFGASPTLYRLADGTGMVAAANKDGVLYALRREALAAGPAWTRRLALGGDPLAGLGSLVAPTFARGTLYAAGGRTEDGAEGSVLALDPATGAVRWRHTPPGFVMAGMPLVGDVLVVESTTPDSTHSSLELLDASSGEALARFDSAGPTYAAPTVSEGLVLWLSFEGTLRAYRIPAQ is encoded by the coding sequence ATGCTCGACCAGCGCACGTGGGGATGGCTGTGGGCAGTACTGGTCATCGGCTGCTCCGGTCCGGGGCAGCCGCCGCCGCCGTTGCCCATTCACGATCCACCGGACCTGCCGGACGCGGGCCCCGGCGAGGTCGTGCCGAACCAGGGAACGCCTGACGCGGGCGAGCCCGATGCGGGGCCTCCGGATGCAGGGTCCGTGGGCGGAGGCCCCTGGGGGCAGTACCGCGCGGGGCCCGAGGGCACCTGGCACAACCCGGGCACCTTCACCGCGGCGCAGGCCCGCGCGCTCACGCCCGCGTGGACCGCGGAGCTCGGCGCCTACGGCGTCACCCAGCCGGTGCGGGTGGGGGACACCCTCTACGTGACGATGGGCTTCTCGGCGAAGGTGCTGGCGCTGGATGCGGCGACGGGCCGGGTGCGCTGGGAGCGCGTCTTCCCGCACACCTTCCGCGCGGCCTGCTCGCAGAAGGAGGACCAGTCGGGCTTCTACGCAGCGCCCGCCGTCTACCAGGGGGCGGTGTACGTGGCGGCGCCGGACGGAGCGCTCTACGCGCTGGACGCCGCGACGGGGCGCACGCTGCGCCAGGTGACGCTCGCGTCCGTGGCGGACCCTCCGGAGTTCATCCAGTCCTCGCCCGTCATCTCGCCGGAGCTGGGCGCGCTCTACGTGGGCGTGGGCTCGGTGTTCAAGTGCGCGTCCGTGGGCGGCCGGGTCATCGCGGTGGACCTCGAGACCTTCACCTCGCGCTCGGTGTCGCTCACGGCGCCGGGGATGGCAGGCGCCTCGGTGTGGAGCAGCATCTCGGTGGATGCGGCCCGGGGCGAGCTGCACGTCACCACGGGCGACCCGCATGGCAACGCCCTCGCGAGCATCCCGTACGCCCAGGCCTTCCTGCGGCTCGATGCGCGCACGCTCGAGGTGCGCGATTCCTGGCAGAACCCGACCCCGGCGCCCGAGGACAACAGCGACTTCGGCGCCTCGCCCACGCTGTACCGGCTCGCGGATGGCACGGGCATGGTGGCCGCGGCGAACAAGGACGGCGTGCTGTACGCGCTGCGCCGCGAGGCGCTCGCCGCGGGCCCTGCGTGGACGCGCCGGCTCGCGCTGGGCGGAGACCCGCTCGCGGGCCTCGGCAGCCTCGTCGCGCCTACCTTCGCGCGCGGGACGCTCTACGCCGCGGGCGGCCGCACCGAGGACGGGGCGGAGGGCAGCGTGCTGGCGCTGGACCCGGCGACGGGCGCCGTGCGCTGGCGCCACACGCCGCCGGGCTTCGTGATGGCCGGGATGCCGCTCGTCGGAGACGTGCTGGTGGTGGAGTCCACCACGCCGGACTCGACCCACAGCAGCCTCGAGCTGCTGGACGCGAGCAGCGGCGAGGCCCTTGCCCGCTTCGACTCGGCTGGCCCCACCTACGCCGCTCCCACCGTGAGCGAAGGCCTGGTGCTGTGGCTGAGCTTCGAGGGCACCCTGCGCGCGTACCGCATCCCCGCGCAGTAG
- a CDS encoding alpha/beta fold hydrolase, whose protein sequence is MKHKAPTTTTVAGAAGKLMATSEGDGGLPLLFVHDNAADHTHWAETQHGLQTRTVAFDLRGLGDSGGGHGPFGVEAAVEDVLAVADALLPEKFVLVGHGFGAAVAGAFATYYPERLAGLLYVEAAGDLRQVPQAERDALLENFAPAKYGAFHEHWLAPLLLEAKPPTRTLVMKTLRTSRREAILGNLESLYHHDPGEAFEGYTGPTHALAATTGPGTLVGQRPSLSRSVAPHASHWLMLDSPQWFHAELVRFLGQCRHGH, encoded by the coding sequence ATGAAGCACAAGGCCCCCACCACCACCACCGTCGCCGGCGCTGCCGGCAAGCTGATGGCCACCTCGGAGGGCGACGGCGGGCTGCCGCTCCTCTTCGTCCACGACAACGCCGCGGACCACACCCACTGGGCCGAGACGCAGCACGGCCTGCAGACGCGCACGGTGGCCTTCGACCTGCGGGGCCTGGGCGACAGCGGCGGCGGCCACGGTCCCTTTGGCGTCGAGGCCGCGGTGGAGGACGTGCTCGCGGTGGCGGATGCGCTGCTGCCGGAGAAGTTCGTGCTGGTGGGCCACGGCTTCGGCGCGGCGGTGGCCGGCGCCTTCGCCACCTACTACCCCGAGCGCCTCGCGGGGCTGCTCTACGTGGAGGCGGCCGGAGACCTGCGCCAGGTGCCGCAGGCCGAGCGCGACGCGCTGCTCGAGAACTTCGCCCCGGCGAAGTACGGCGCCTTCCACGAGCACTGGCTCGCCCCGCTGCTGCTCGAGGCCAAGCCGCCCACGCGCACCCTGGTGATGAAGACGCTGCGCACCTCGCGGCGCGAGGCGATTCTCGGCAACCTCGAGTCGCTCTACCACCACGACCCGGGCGAGGCCTTCGAGGGCTACACCGGCCCCACCCACGCGCTCGCGGCGACGACTGGCCCGGGGACGCTGGTGGGCCAGCGCCCCTCGCTCTCGCGCTCGGTGGCGCCGCACGCGAGCCACTGGCTCATGCTGGACTCGCCTCAGTGGTTCCACGCGGAGCTGGTGCGCTTCCTCGGGCAGTGCCGCCACGGGCACTGA
- a CDS encoding DoxX family protein encodes MKLALKVLLALFMVFAGVMHFVRPKGFVRIVPKFLPAPLALVYVSGAAEILLGLGLLFPATQRWSAWGLIALYVAVFPANINMAVNHIGFGRDPGPLWLLWARLPLQLVLIAWAYWYTR; translated from the coding sequence ATGAAGCTCGCGCTCAAGGTCCTGCTCGCGCTGTTCATGGTGTTCGCCGGCGTGATGCACTTCGTGAGGCCGAAGGGCTTCGTGCGCATCGTGCCGAAGTTCCTCCCCGCGCCGCTCGCGCTCGTCTACGTGAGCGGCGCGGCGGAGATTCTCCTCGGGCTGGGGCTGCTCTTCCCCGCGACCCAGCGCTGGAGCGCGTGGGGGCTCATCGCGCTCTACGTCGCCGTGTTCCCCGCCAACATCAACATGGCGGTGAACCACATCGGCTTCGGGCGCGACCCGGGGCCCTTGTGGCTCCTGTGGGCGCGGCTGCCGCTGCAGCTCGTGCTCATCGCGTGGGCGTATTGGTACACGCGCTAG
- a CDS encoding helix-turn-helix domain-containing protein, with translation MAPAHRPVGDLLREWRQRRHLSQLELAGVASVSARHLSFLETGRSQPSREMLLLLARRLEVPLRERNALLTAAGYAPIYRERSLDDPALAPARAAVQLVLAGHEPSPALAVDRHWNLVAANRALAPLLEGVDPALLQSPANVLRIALHPHGLAPRILNLAQWREHLLTRLRHQVDASADAQLEALLHELEALPCPVSREQEALPLGDAEGFVVPLRLRVGERVLTLFSTTTLFGTPMDVTLAELAIETFFAADAETAGALAQLCPPAPARAATPPH, from the coding sequence ATGGCCCCTGCCCACCGTCCCGTCGGAGACCTGCTGCGCGAGTGGCGCCAGCGCCGTCACCTGAGTCAGCTGGAGCTCGCGGGCGTGGCGAGCGTGTCCGCGCGCCACCTGAGCTTCCTCGAGACCGGCCGCTCCCAGCCCAGCCGCGAGATGCTCCTGCTGCTCGCGCGCCGCCTGGAGGTGCCGCTGCGCGAGCGCAACGCGCTGCTCACCGCCGCGGGCTACGCCCCCATCTACCGCGAGCGCTCGCTGGATGACCCGGCGCTCGCGCCCGCGCGCGCCGCCGTGCAGCTGGTGCTCGCGGGCCACGAGCCCTCGCCGGCGCTCGCGGTGGACCGGCACTGGAACCTCGTCGCCGCGAACCGCGCGCTCGCGCCGCTGCTCGAGGGCGTGGACCCGGCGCTGCTGCAGTCCCCTGCGAACGTGCTGCGCATCGCGCTGCATCCCCACGGCCTCGCACCGCGCATCCTCAACCTCGCCCAGTGGCGCGAGCACCTCCTCACGCGCCTGCGCCACCAGGTGGACGCGAGCGCGGACGCGCAGCTCGAGGCGCTCCTGCACGAGCTCGAGGCGCTGCCCTGCCCCGTGTCGCGTGAGCAGGAGGCGCTGCCGCTCGGAGACGCGGAGGGCTTCGTCGTGCCGCTGCGGCTGCGCGTGGGCGAGCGCGTGCTTACCCTCTTCAGCACCACCACGCTGTTCGGCACGCCGATGGACGTGACGCTCGCGGAGCTGGCCATCGAGACCTTCTTCGCCGCGGACGCCGAGACCGCAGGGGCGCTCGCGCAGCTGTGTCCTCCTGCCCCCGCGCGAGCCGCTACCCCACCCCACTGA
- a CDS encoding sigma 54-interacting transcriptional regulator, with amino-acid sequence MDILEWTGAAPGPELRQRLEQAGWRLGQEGARAHVVHTAQARLSGRLPAGRWVWLSARPLPVEALRAAVEQGAVDALWTGAEGWEARLLRRLSECLVEELAPPVPETFTARSAAAKVLLARIAQAARTSMPVLLTGETGTGKEVAARLIHQWSERRARTFVPINCAAIPNELMEGELFGYTKGAFSGAVKSYDGLVVAAEGGTMFLDEIDDTPLALQTKLLRVLEDRVVSRLGESTWHKVDFRILAATNRDLKKLIERGTFGDDLYERLSTVQIELPPLRERPEDLEPLVLQWMERYYAQEEVTEGRPRVRGATPEALDVLRAYPWPGNIRELRNVIYGALVAKRAGDELLVSDLPRRLWRRERAGAGTGVVSVQEVERKVAAGSMNLRAELEMLERVALQAALRRAGGNAAEAARLLGEVGRGAAKDPGGTVRTMMKRLGVSGVG; translated from the coding sequence ATGGACATCCTCGAGTGGACGGGCGCCGCACCGGGGCCCGAGCTGCGGCAGCGGCTCGAGCAGGCGGGCTGGCGGCTGGGGCAGGAGGGCGCGCGGGCGCACGTGGTGCACACGGCGCAGGCGCGGCTCTCGGGGCGCCTGCCCGCGGGGCGCTGGGTGTGGCTGAGCGCGCGGCCCCTGCCCGTGGAGGCGCTGCGCGCGGCGGTGGAGCAGGGGGCGGTGGACGCGCTGTGGACGGGCGCCGAGGGCTGGGAGGCGCGGCTCCTGCGCCGGCTCTCCGAGTGCCTCGTGGAGGAGCTCGCGCCGCCGGTGCCGGAGACCTTCACGGCGAGGAGCGCAGCGGCGAAGGTGCTGCTCGCGCGCATCGCGCAGGCGGCGCGCACCAGCATGCCGGTGCTGCTCACGGGCGAGACGGGGACGGGCAAGGAGGTGGCCGCGCGGCTCATCCACCAGTGGTCCGAGCGGCGCGCGCGCACCTTCGTGCCCATCAACTGCGCGGCCATCCCCAACGAGCTGATGGAGGGCGAGCTGTTCGGCTACACGAAGGGCGCCTTCTCCGGCGCGGTGAAGAGCTACGACGGGCTCGTGGTGGCGGCCGAGGGCGGCACCATGTTCCTCGACGAGATCGACGACACGCCGCTCGCGCTGCAGACGAAGCTCCTGCGCGTGCTCGAGGACCGGGTGGTGTCGCGGCTCGGCGAGAGCACCTGGCACAAGGTGGACTTCCGCATCCTCGCGGCCACGAACCGCGACCTGAAGAAGCTCATCGAGCGCGGCACCTTCGGCGACGACCTGTACGAGCGCCTGTCCACCGTGCAGATCGAGCTGCCCCCCTTGCGCGAGCGCCCCGAGGACCTGGAGCCGCTCGTGCTGCAGTGGATGGAGCGCTACTACGCGCAGGAGGAGGTGACGGAGGGGCGGCCGCGGGTGCGTGGCGCCACGCCCGAGGCGCTCGACGTGCTGCGCGCCTACCCCTGGCCCGGCAACATCCGCGAGCTGCGCAACGTCATCTACGGCGCGCTGGTGGCCAAGCGCGCGGGCGACGAGCTGCTGGTGTCGGACCTCCCGCGCCGGCTGTGGCGGCGTGAGCGCGCAGGCGCGGGCACGGGCGTGGTCTCCGTGCAGGAGGTGGAGCGAAAGGTCGCGGCCGGGAGCATGAACCTCCGCGCCGAGCTGGAGATGCTCGAGCGCGTGGCGCTTCAGGCCGCGCTGCGGCGCGCCGGGGGCAATGCTGCAGAAGCTGCACGGCTGCTCGGTGAGGTGGGCAGAGGCGCGGCGAAGGACCCCGGCGGCACGGTGCGCACGATGATGAAACGGCTCGGGGTCAGTGGGGTGGGGTAG
- a CDS encoding SPFH domain-containing protein: MEPIVLFGLLALLVLLVVAVMTLSGLQVIGEDESGLVIRKFGAALPPGHIVALNGEAGYQAEMLPPGWHFGYPWFRFKVVKVPVVRVRPGHIALVVANGGANIPPERILGREVACDKFQDARRFLTGGGEKGRQLGFLTAGTYRINPALFTVITPENAKNFELGPRALEVFKVEADKVGIVTTMDGKPIPAGDLAGAPVEGHDSFQSAQRFLDAGGCRGLQEQVLLSGAWNLNPWFAHVEQIPMTEVPIGYVGVVVSYVGQEHVDVSGDDFTHGDLVERGRKGVWIEPLLPGKHPLNTRVMKVELVPTTNIVLNWAQRTEQHKYDEKLSPITVRSRDGFSFTLDVSQIIHIGMRQAPRVISRVGSMQNLVDHVLQPTVANYFRNSAQQVTVLEFLSARTERQREAYEAIRGALSAYDVECIDTLIGDIQPPAELMKTQTDRKIAEELQRTYEVQREAQMRRRELERETSVANMQGEVVRSEQMVSISAKNALAAAETAKGEAARTRLHAEAEADAMRQRADAEAHALRQRAEAEAAGQRLHGSAEAEATRLLGDAKAEAYRTGVAALGGQAFTAVQLATVLAQHGVKLVPDIALAGGEGGASAQPLLGALVAKMLQNGGTPNVLQRPAAELSPKREEA, from the coding sequence ATGGAACCCATCGTGCTGTTCGGCTTGCTGGCGTTGCTCGTGCTCCTGGTCGTGGCAGTGATGACGCTCAGCGGGCTGCAGGTCATCGGCGAGGACGAGAGCGGCCTGGTCATCCGCAAGTTCGGCGCGGCGCTGCCGCCGGGCCACATCGTCGCGCTCAACGGTGAGGCGGGCTACCAGGCGGAGATGCTGCCGCCGGGGTGGCACTTCGGCTACCCGTGGTTCCGCTTCAAGGTGGTGAAGGTGCCGGTGGTGCGCGTGCGCCCGGGCCACATCGCGCTCGTGGTGGCCAACGGCGGCGCCAACATCCCGCCCGAGCGGATCCTCGGCCGCGAGGTGGCGTGCGACAAGTTCCAGGACGCGCGCCGCTTCCTGACCGGCGGCGGTGAGAAGGGCCGCCAGCTCGGCTTCCTCACCGCCGGTACCTACCGCATCAACCCCGCCCTCTTCACCGTCATCACCCCGGAGAACGCGAAGAACTTCGAGCTCGGCCCGCGCGCGCTCGAGGTGTTCAAGGTGGAGGCGGACAAGGTCGGCATCGTGACCACCATGGACGGCAAGCCCATCCCCGCGGGTGACCTCGCGGGCGCCCCCGTGGAGGGCCACGACTCCTTCCAGAGCGCCCAGCGCTTCCTGGACGCCGGCGGCTGCCGCGGCCTGCAGGAGCAGGTGCTGCTCTCCGGCGCGTGGAACCTGAACCCGTGGTTCGCGCACGTGGAGCAGATCCCGATGACCGAGGTGCCCATCGGCTACGTGGGCGTGGTGGTGAGCTACGTGGGCCAGGAGCACGTGGACGTCTCGGGTGACGACTTCACCCACGGCGACCTGGTGGAGCGCGGCCGCAAGGGCGTGTGGATCGAGCCCCTGCTGCCCGGCAAGCACCCGCTCAACACCCGGGTGATGAAGGTGGAGCTCGTGCCGACGACCAACATCGTCCTCAACTGGGCCCAGCGCACCGAGCAGCACAAGTACGACGAGAAGCTCAGCCCCATCACCGTGCGCTCGCGCGACGGCTTCAGCTTCACGCTGGACGTCTCGCAGATCATCCACATCGGCATGCGCCAGGCCCCGCGCGTCATCTCGCGCGTGGGCTCGATGCAGAACCTGGTGGACCACGTGCTGCAGCCCACCGTGGCCAACTACTTCCGCAACAGCGCGCAGCAGGTGACGGTGCTCGAGTTCCTCTCCGCCCGCACGGAGCGCCAGCGCGAGGCGTACGAGGCCATCCGCGGCGCCCTCAGCGCCTACGACGTCGAGTGCATCGACACCCTCATCGGTGACATCCAGCCTCCCGCGGAGCTGATGAAGACCCAGACGGACCGCAAGATCGCCGAGGAGCTGCAGCGCACGTACGAAGTCCAGCGGGAGGCCCAGATGCGGCGCCGCGAGCTGGAGCGCGAGACCAGCGTCGCGAACATGCAGGGCGAGGTGGTGCGCAGCGAGCAGATGGTGAGCATCAGCGCCAAGAACGCGCTCGCTGCGGCCGAGACGGCGAAGGGTGAGGCCGCCCGCACGCGCCTGCACGCCGAGGCCGAGGCGGATGCGATGCGCCAGCGCGCCGACGCCGAGGCCCATGCCCTGCGCCAGCGCGCCGAGGCCGAGGCCGCGGGCCAGCGCCTGCACGGCAGCGCCGAGGCGGAGGCCACCCGCCTGCTGGGTGACGCCAAGGCCGAGGCGTACCGCACCGGTGTGGCGGCCCTGGGTGGCCAGGCCTTCACCGCGGTGCAGCTCGCCACCGTGCTCGCCCAGCACGGCGTGAAGCTGGTGCCCGACATCGCGCTCGCGGGCGGCGAGGGGGGCGCGAGCGCGCAGCCGCTGCTCGGCGCGCTGGTGGCGAAGATGCTGCAGAACGGGGGCACGCCCAACGTGCTGCAGCGCCCCGCCGCTGAGCTCTCGCCCAAGCGCGAGGAGGCGTAG
- the gor gene encoding glutathione-disulfide reductase produces MAAYDFDLFTLGGGSGGVAASRRAGAAGARVALCEVQELGGTCVHRGCIPKKLLVYASHFHHDFEDAAGFGWRVDAPTFDWAALQAAKKQELHRLEDVYGRLVRDAGVTVVKGRGRVVDAHTVEVEGQRYTAENILVATGSRPFLPEVPGIEHAITSDEALSLPALPRRLVIVGGGYIGVELAGVFQGLGTKVSLILRGPTVLTGFDEDLRAFLTGELRKRGIDLHVDTGVRDIEKRGDGVSVMVRGGDVLEADHVLCATGRVPKTQDLGLAEVGVKLDARGAVCVDEWSRTSVPSIYAVGDVTDRLNLTPVAIAEGRALADTLFRKQPTPTDHTMVPSAVFSQPPLACVGFTEREARARCGEVDVYVSTFRPLKHTLSGRNERALMKLVVERASQKVLGFHMVGADAPEVIQGFAVALRCGLTKQQLDKTIGVHPTAAEEFVTMRERRPDPDERLTDERGQASGTEGTH; encoded by the coding sequence GTGGCGGCCTACGACTTCGACCTCTTCACCCTCGGCGGCGGCTCGGGCGGCGTCGCGGCGAGCCGCAGGGCGGGGGCCGCAGGCGCGCGGGTGGCCCTGTGCGAGGTACAGGAGCTGGGCGGCACCTGCGTGCACCGCGGCTGCATCCCGAAGAAGCTGCTGGTCTACGCCTCGCACTTCCACCACGACTTCGAAGACGCGGCGGGCTTCGGCTGGCGCGTGGACGCGCCCACCTTCGACTGGGCGGCGCTGCAGGCGGCAAAGAAGCAGGAGCTGCACCGGCTGGAGGATGTGTACGGCCGGTTGGTGCGCGACGCGGGCGTGACGGTGGTGAAGGGGCGGGGACGGGTGGTGGACGCGCACACCGTGGAGGTGGAGGGACAGCGCTACACCGCGGAGAACATCCTGGTGGCCACCGGCTCCCGGCCCTTCCTGCCCGAGGTGCCGGGCATCGAGCACGCCATCACCTCGGACGAGGCGCTGAGCCTCCCGGCGCTGCCGCGCCGGCTCGTCATCGTGGGGGGCGGCTACATCGGCGTGGAGCTCGCGGGGGTGTTCCAGGGGCTGGGGACGAAGGTGTCGCTCATCCTTCGCGGCCCCACGGTGCTCACGGGCTTCGACGAGGACCTGCGCGCCTTCCTCACGGGCGAGCTGCGCAAGCGGGGCATCGACCTGCACGTGGACACCGGCGTGCGCGACATCGAGAAGCGCGGCGACGGCGTGAGCGTGATGGTGCGCGGCGGAGACGTGCTCGAGGCGGACCACGTGCTGTGCGCGACGGGGCGGGTGCCCAAGACGCAGGACCTGGGGCTCGCGGAGGTGGGGGTGAAGCTGGATGCGCGCGGGGCGGTGTGCGTGGACGAGTGGTCGCGCACCTCGGTGCCGAGCATCTACGCGGTGGGGGACGTGACGGACCGGCTCAACCTCACGCCGGTGGCCATTGCCGAGGGGCGGGCGCTGGCGGACACGCTGTTCCGCAAGCAGCCCACGCCCACGGATCACACGATGGTGCCTTCAGCGGTATTCAGCCAGCCGCCGCTCGCGTGCGTGGGCTTCACGGAGCGCGAGGCGCGCGCGCGCTGCGGCGAGGTGGACGTCTACGTCTCCACCTTCCGGCCCCTGAAGCACACGCTCTCGGGACGCAACGAGCGCGCGCTGATGAAGCTGGTGGTGGAGCGCGCGAGCCAGAAGGTGCTCGGCTTCCACATGGTGGGGGCCGATGCGCCGGAGGTCATCCAGGGCTTCGCGGTGGCGCTGCGCTGCGGGCTGACGAAGCAGCAGCTGGACAAGACCATCGGCGTCCACCCCACGGCGGCCGAGGAGTTCGTCACCATGCGCGAGCGCCGCCCGGACCCCGACGAGCGCCTCACCGACGAGCGCGGCCAGGCCTCGGGCACCGAGGGCACGCACTGA
- the glk gene encoding glucokinase yields MLLVADIGGTKTDLAVFAEESGPHAALAEARLPSGDYASLEALVQAFLAQAQQPVTRAVFAVPGPVVSGRANVTNLPWVLDEEQLASALGLRSVRLMNDLAAVARAVPLLRPTDLAPVNAGAPVPGGAIAVVAPGTGLGQAYLTWDGHRYHAHPSEGGHTDFGAQGALQRELLAWMEARHGHVSYERVCSGMAVPDLYTFLRERGEARESPQLARLLADVEDRTPLIVQAGMDSTPDPLSRRALELMVDILGAVAGNLALTALATGGVYLGGGMSLHLQSMLQDGRFLRTFCDKGRFKAFMHRLPVHVILHPRAALLGVASAGLSGDTR; encoded by the coding sequence ATGCTGCTGGTCGCAGACATTGGCGGAACGAAGACCGACCTCGCGGTCTTCGCCGAGGAGTCCGGCCCGCACGCGGCGCTCGCCGAGGCGCGCCTGCCCAGCGGCGACTACGCGAGCCTCGAGGCGCTGGTGCAGGCCTTCCTCGCCCAGGCGCAGCAGCCCGTGACCCGGGCGGTGTTCGCGGTGCCCGGCCCCGTGGTGAGCGGGCGGGCGAACGTGACGAACCTGCCCTGGGTGCTGGACGAGGAGCAGCTGGCCTCCGCGCTGGGGCTGCGCTCGGTGCGGCTGATGAACGACCTGGCGGCGGTGGCTCGCGCGGTGCCGCTGCTGCGCCCCACGGACCTGGCCCCGGTGAACGCGGGGGCGCCGGTGCCCGGGGGCGCCATCGCGGTGGTCGCGCCCGGCACGGGGCTGGGGCAGGCCTACCTCACGTGGGACGGGCACCGCTACCACGCGCACCCCTCGGAGGGCGGGCACACCGACTTCGGCGCCCAGGGCGCGCTCCAGCGCGAGCTGCTCGCGTGGATGGAGGCGCGCCACGGGCACGTGAGCTACGAGCGGGTGTGCTCGGGCATGGCGGTGCCGGACCTCTACACCTTCCTGCGCGAGCGCGGCGAGGCGCGCGAGAGCCCGCAGCTCGCGCGCCTGCTCGCGGACGTGGAGGACCGCACGCCGCTCATCGTGCAGGCGGGGATGGACAGCACGCCGGACCCCCTGAGCCGCCGGGCGCTGGAGCTGATGGTGGACATCCTGGGCGCGGTCGCGGGCAACCTCGCCCTCACCGCGCTCGCCACGGGTGGGGTGTACCTGGGCGGCGGGATGTCGCTGCACCTGCAGTCGATGCTGCAGGACGGACGCTTCCTGCGGACCTTCTGTGACAAGGGGCGCTTCAAGGCCTTCATGCACCGGCTCCCGGTGCACGTCATCCTGCACCCGCGCGCGGCGCTGCTCGGGGTGGCGAGCGCAGGGCTCTCGGGCGACACGCGCTGA